The Elaeis guineensis isolate ETL-2024a chromosome 11, EG11, whole genome shotgun sequence genomic interval GTGCTCAAAGGAGAGGTTTTTGATCATTTAGTGGGTGCCCCCTTTCCCTTCAATGGGATGGCTTCTTCCATGGTCTTTGGTGGGACATCCGGCTGGTGAATTTATCCCTCTAAGCTTTTCTCATAGTGTACTTGGGAGACACGTGCTCCTGAGAGGGATGGCCACTTGGCTATTGAAGGGGCACTCAAAGAGGCAGCGACCTTCGCTAGCAGGAGGGTTCCCATGTGGGGACCCTCAGTGACCTATTGGTGTGGCTTGGATCCATTGACATCATTGACTGACGAAGCTACCATCATTACTCTTTGTATTCCTGCTTTACTATTGTCTTTGTAATGATGGTCTGATTTTTAAGGAGCATATATTTTTCCTTTACACTTTTTCCTTCATCTCTTAGTCTTGCGTAGTTGCTGTCGATATGCTTTGTCCGATGTAGCACCTCCGAACAGCTCTCAGCTACATTTGTGTATATAAACAAAGTGCCCTTCTTGAGGCTATATTCATCCAGAGACGAAGCACTTTTGAGAAACTCCTGGCTATATTTGTTCAGAGATGAAGTGCCCTTCTCGTAGCTATATTCATCTAGAGATGAAGTGCTCTTCTCATGGCTTGATCGAGATTTTTATCTCGGATGGTTGGAATTGGTGGGCTATGAGGGTCCTTACAAGTTAGCCCTTTGAAAGTAGGGTcgacaaaatatgatccgactGACCAACCTAATCCAtatttgattcaccataaatagatttagatttaggctAAATGAGTTTGGATCATAAACAGATTgattcatttaatctatttaatatttggattggatttagattttagacatctgatccatttaatctatttaatattcagatcagattgagtcagataatctatttaacctatttaatctatttaaaatttatttaacatatttttaatccatttaatcaaacttgtttaacttatttaagatctgtttaatctgtttaaaacctacttaatctatttctgacccatttaacctaatatatttaacctatttaatctatttaacctaatttgacctatttaacaaatgagttaaacagatcggattgAATTATCTATTTAAGAAACAGATTGGGTTcatgtttaaatttttaatccatttaataaatagatcgaatttggattgatgattttttgaccTGATCCATATTGATCCAATCCGTATATGACCTGAATTGACCCAATTGCCACCCCTATCTGAAAGTCCTCTTGGGTTAGCCTTCGCTTTCTATACCATGAAGATCTTTTGATGCTTAACTCACTAAAAAGCTAGGAGTTGGGGGTCCTTTATAGGTTAGCCCTTGCTTTTTAGTTGCCGAAGTCTTCGATCCATATAGCTTGGATTGACAGGCACTGGGGGTTCTTTTAGGTTAGCCCCTTTTCAAAGGTCCTCAATAGGTGAGACTTCGCTTCCCATACGATTAAGATATTCTGATGCTTGACTCACTGAAAAGTGAGAAATCAGGGTTTCTTTATGGGTTAGCTCCCGCTTCTTAGTTGTCGAGATCTTTAGCCCATGTAGTTTGGATCAACAGGTGCtaaggtccttttaggttagcccCTCTCTGAAGGTCCTCAATGGGTGAGTGTTCGCTTCTTGCTCAACTAAGGTCTTCTGATGCTCAACTTACTGAAAAATGAGGAGTCAGGGGTCCTCTATAGGTTAGCCTTCGTTTCTTAGTCGCTGAGGTCTTCAACCCATGAAGCTTGGATCGGTAGGCACTGGAGGTCCTATTAGGTTAGCCTCTCTCCGAAGGTCCTCAATGGATGAGTCTTCACTTCTCACATGACTAAGATCTTCTAATACTTGACTCACTGAAAAGCAAGGAGTAGGGGGTCCTCTAAGGGTTAGCCCCCACTTCTTAGTTGCCGAGGTCTTCGACCCATGTTGCTTGGATCGACAGGCACTgggggtccttttaggttagcccCTCTCCGAAGGTCCTTAATGGGTGAGCCTTCACTTTCCACATGACTAAGGTCTTCTAATGCTCGACTCGCTGAAAAACGAATGATCGGGGGTTCTCTATGGGTTAGCCCCCACTTCTTAGTTGTCGAGGCCTTCAGCAAAGATTAGGAGAAGAATGGTTGTGTCTTGAAAAAgggattattttatttaaaacatAATCAGTACATCATTGATAATGCACCTGAAGATTCTCTGGCATAGTTTGCTGTTGCTTTGGTTGGGCTTCAAAGACTTTCGATGGATGAACCTAAAGTTTCCTCTAGGTGAGTTTGGGGAGTTCTAGCAGTTGGGCCTATGTTGGTCAAAGTTTGCTTGTGGGTTTGCTCATCAGAAACCCAAGTGCCAGCCCGTGATGCACCTTGGAACTCCATTCATCATAATGGTGAGTGGGACTTTCCAAGGGAATGAACTGGGGATTTGTCCTGAGTCAATCTCTGCATGCCATATGACAGGCCAAAGTAGGTCTTAATAGGTCTCACCAGTTGCTCCTTGGTAATGGAATTGCACAGTCAATGGCTGTGATGATTGATGTTTTAGAATCGAATGTGTGACACGATTTGATTGCTAGTTGGTTGGGCGCATGTCGCTTGAAACCTGTATAAATAGGGAGTCTCCCTCATAGTAGAGGCATTCGCTAGAGAACCCCTGTGAATCTTTCCTAAGTTATTTCAGTGATGGAGCCGTCACCACAACTTGTGAAGGAGGTAGTGGAAAAAAAGCCGAATACCTACAGAAATCTTTGCCAAAGAGGGAGAAGGCCCCCTTTCTGGAGACTCCaactgcagatcgggcaccaccTCCTCTGAGGGCCCCAAGCGAGCGGTCCTCCACTTATGGGGGAGCAGCCCATTAAGGCATCACCGTTGATGCCTTCGTGGAGGTGTGGCAGAGTACAAGACTTTTGAAGCCTTCAAGGGAGAGCTCCTTGATGCTTCGATGGCTGGATTCATCCAAGACTTCAAAAACTGCAAAGCCCACATAAAGTACCTGATGCTGCAATTGGACCTGCACCGTCTCCACTCAGGGAACAGTGATGAAGAAGTCAGAGTGTTTTCCTCGAAGGATGATGATTAGgccctctttgctatctagtttctgcttttccttctttctttttttcttttttcttcttttttttttgcacagtGCCTTCATGGCACCATTTTTGTAAATGTAAATATTAAGATGAATGGAAAAAAGAACTTTTATGTATGCCTTTCTTGTAGATGAATTCTTCTTTATAGTGGTAGCTTTCTCTGAAGTTTTCTAGACTGTAGTATCGCAAAACCATTGGGTCATTGTTCTAAGGATATGCCTTTGAGGGTTCGATAGGCTGAACCCTTTGTCCCAACTCTTGGGGATTCGCATGGGAATCAGGTCACCATCGAGAATCAAGAGAGGAGTGTGGGTCTTGAAAAGGATTAATTTATTAAGAAGTAATTACTACATTAGTGGTAGCATAGTCGAAGGTTCTCTGAATTATATGGCCGAAGTAAGGGCGCTCCATCTAGTTGCTTTAGATGATACATCCCCAGCCTGATGATTTCATCTACTAGATAGGGGTCTTGCCATTTAGGGGATAACTTTCCTCGCTCTGTAGGCTGCGATACTTCGACATGCAGTAGGACTAGATCACCGACTCTAAATTCTTTGCCATGGATACGAGAGTTATAGTATTGTGCCACTTGATGTTGTTAAGCCACCATCCTCATCCATGCCTTCTCTCAAACTTCAATAGATCCTAGTTGGCCCGAAGCAACTCTGCATTGCTTTGGTCATTGTAATTCTCGACCCACAGCGATGAAAGTCTGATTTTCATTGAGATAACTACTTCCATTCCAAAAGAAAGGATGAAAGGTGTCTCTCCCATAGATATCTTTTGGGTGGTTTGGTAGGCTCAAAGCATGTTATTTAGTTCATCCACCCAAGATCCCTTGGCTCGATCCAACCCAGACTTCAACCCCTACAAGAGCATGTGGTTAGTGACTTCAGCTTTTCCATTAACCTGCAGGTGCTCTATAGACATGAAGTGGTGAGAGATGTGAAAGCTTTGACATAATTCGATGAATTTGAAATCAGAGAATTGACGATCAACACCTGTGGGAGGCTGAAATGGCAAATGatagacttccagatgaagtccttcaCTTTAGCTTCAGTGATGCTGGCAAGAGGTTCTATTTTTATCTGTTTCATGAAATAATCGATGGCTacaagtaaaaattttttctagccCGATGTCTGTAGGAAAAGCCCtaagatgtccatcccccactgagtAAAGGGTCCAGAGGCACGATTGGGGTCAGCAGAATGGCCAATTGGTGTTGGATATTGACATTTCTCTAGCATTGGTTGTAGTGTTTGGTGAAactagctgcatcttattgtatCGTGGGCTAGTAATATCCTCATCGTAGTAGCGTATAGGCCAATGATCTACTATCTAAGTCATTTCCACATATCCCCTCATGTACTTCTTGTAGGGCATAATTAACTTCAAAGAGGTGAAGATATTTGAGGAGCAAGAGGGAGAATGACCGCTTGTAGAGTTTGCCTTTGTAGAGGATGTAATGGGGGACCTAATGTTTGATGTTCCGAGCCTTCTTTGAGTTCGGGGGTAGTGTCCTGTCTCGAAGAAAGTAGATGAAGAGATCCATCCAACTGGATTCATCATCAACCTGTAGGATTGGAACTGGATCTTCGGTGCCAGGCTCCTTTAGGATCTTAAAGAATGATCTTCGGGCAAATCCTTTGGTGCCAAAGTTGTCAATTTGGATGGCAAATTAGCTCTCAAATTTTTCACTCGGGGACCTGCTGAATATCAAAGCTAGCAAACATTAGGATTAAGTCTTTcacttttttttggagatatttcTTCATACTCTCCTCTCGTGCTTTGTAGTCCCCCTTCACTTGCCCTGCCACCAACTGAAAATCAGTGCGGATTCTCAAGTTCTGCACTCTAAGATCCTTTGCAATCCTTAGGCCCATGATGAGAGCTTCATATTCAGTTTCATTGTTGGTGGCTGAGAAGTCAAATCTTAGGGTATACTCGACAACAAATCCTTCAAGTCCAAGGAGCAGCAGGTCTGCTCTTGATCTAGCAGAACTGGAGGACCCTTCTATGTGCACTATCCAATACCCATCTGGTTCTCTGAGGAATCTGGTTCAATAGGTTCGATCATTTTCAAGACTGGTTCAAGCTTTTTTTGATCCTTTGAGATGGTACATTCTATGATAAAGTCTGTCAGATTTGAACTTTGATAGAAAGTTGAGGTTTGAACTCCACTCCAAATTCTGTCAACTCAATCACCCATTTAGCTAGTTGACCAGATGTTTTGGGCCGATGTAAGGCCACCTTCAGTGGCTGCTCAGTCAAGATCATAATGGGGTGTGCTTGAAAGTAGGATCGAAGCCTTCGAGCCACAATGATGAAGGCGAAGATGAGCTTCTCCAACCTGGTGTATTTGGTTTCTGCATTATGGAGAGTTCAACTGACATAAAAAATTGGCTTTTGAACCTTATCTTGCTCATAACCCAATACGGCACTCATGGCAACTGGAGAGACTATCAGATATAGATAGAGTTTTTCACCTGGCTTTGGCTTGCTAAGGAGTAGTGTGGAGCTGATATAGTTTTTCAGTTCCTCAAATGCGCACTGGCATTCTTCGgtccattaaaatttttttggctACTTTAGGACTTGGAAAAAGGAGAGGCAGCACTCAATCGATTTGGAGATGAATCGATTTAATGCTGCCACTCGACCAATGAGGTGTTGAATCTTCTTGACAGTCCTAGTGGGTTCATTTACCATATGGCCTTGATATTTTTGGGATTGGCTTTGATCCTCCAGCTTGAGACCATAAACCTTAGAAACTTATCCGTAGTGACTCCAAAAGCACATTTTGTCGGATTCAGTTTCATCTAGTATTTTCAAAGGATGATAAAAATCTCCTCGATATCTTCAATATGGATTTGACGGGCTCTACTTTTAACCAAcatatcatccatgtagacctccatactTCTCCTTATCTAGTCCTTGAAGATATTGTTCACGACGTGCTGGTAAGTCACACCTGTATTTTTTAAGCTAAAGGGCATAATCCTATAATGAAAGAGACCTCGAtcaataacaaaaattatttttttctcatcttcagatgccattcGGATTTAGTTATATTTAGAGAAGGTATCCATGTTTAGATAAATGCCTATAAGCCAATCGGACTgacacattaatttttttaagatataattttatatttgacttAATTATTTAGGATAGTTAATTACCATTCATATAGTGTATGTGCTCATGAATTATCtaatgaattaacaagatgatgatacatattctcaagagttgaaaatttgaggtatgtatcattgatggttaattcataactactctcgatcgtaggatcatcatggggatgatgatcgatccagataggttGATGCATGAATCACTTTCTTATGGATAGATGAATCTTGAATATATAGTATAGGGACACTGAGCAAGAGTGTAAGTGCTTGTTAGAAAATAAAGatgctgagcatgaccaacatgagaagtcacttggatgtctactcactcatcagtgatattCTCAATACTGAAGTAGTGTGAATAGTTCTTTGATCTACGGTGCCTCGACTGTTCATAATGAGATTACCGTAGTTTGACTgtaccataactcaatcttctaaCCATACAGAGTCTTAagatatatgttggctgtagtaggttTATTATAGGAATAGGATATGCACttaatgagatctatcgatcttagtagaaaagaagaagtcctatgcaatttacgagactgaatttaaaaatttttggccaaagcaaatatgactattgaaaaagagtttccatgagaattcataaatgaactcgagtcaagccaatcttacatatgacaggcAATGGGATTTGACGAATTTTTCATAATCTCCGTcttatcgggactcatgatagaaaaactaatcatacggtaactacacctagaggttcattatttttattctactaaattatcactacatactgttaaatattaatgatagatcgtgagactcgtcgagcatcattttgatgatcgatgacccttgatgggtagagttggaattgtttcaatctattgaaaggagtttcaatgatatttgatggaaatcaaaatatatctcactactagatagaatagaacctaagaGATTATATACAAAAGAGATCTTGACTAATCGAGATGTcgaattatgattttgaattgtaaaaaaatttaattatcaatttgattgatgattggacttacatataaaagttacatgaagaactcactaagagtttgtaagttataggaggactaatttacaaatattattaattatttgatttgatcaaatatggacTGAACTAAATCAGATTGGATCTGATTGGATTTGGTTTAATTTAGATTTTCTAGTCTAAATAGAATTTggacttaattcctaattggatttgaGTCGTTTGACTTAATttagattcaaattggattcgaatcagattgatTAAGTTAGAAAATTAGAGTCTCATTGCACTGGAACTCTCTTACTTATCCATGCCCAAGAGGACCATGCCATTAtgtttttgtgcatggagaatataTTGGCGCA includes:
- the LOC140852440 gene encoding uncharacterized protein produces the protein MDELVIQVYPDQEHGFLREPDGYWIVHIEGSSSSARSRADLLLLGLEGFVVEYTLRFDFSATNNETEYEALIMGLRIAKDLRVQNLRIRTDFQLVAGQVKGDYKAREESMKKYLQKKVKDLILMFASFDIQQVPE